A region of Corynebacterium glucuronolyticum DSM 44120 DNA encodes the following proteins:
- a CDS encoding DUF6542 domain-containing protein, with product MSDQPLQNNRRPASNPGERRHQPSASHRVDASSVSAGQADDNEPRGRQKYSFTPTASARVSNKWDYPTTTTKRSPLPQPGSGTPDHDRSTQNRRRRHTHTTPSTDAATTATKVSRSARPRPPRRAEVGGHESIHGIPLWAVPLLLIAALLTGAVISMAGGTLGWIYLFSFGLISLCIALFVEPRGIFLAVAQIPLVFSIVTPFAGWLVAQTHSDNNFSATVLIGAAYPLFQQFPFLLIITAGAAAIGYLRLAQLRRAERGEVRQREETSRRQRSSDEKNRQVAQRARRISTSTSAPRSKGRARTTGHSGSTVTVQDLLRRQAKGGSTHHSSANRSVDDDLYQ from the coding sequence GTGTCCGATCAACCGCTGCAGAACAATCGACGTCCCGCCTCTAATCCTGGCGAGCGACGCCACCAGCCGAGCGCCTCGCACCGCGTAGACGCCTCTTCGGTATCCGCAGGGCAAGCAGACGACAATGAACCTCGTGGCCGGCAGAAATACTCGTTCACCCCCACGGCGTCGGCCCGCGTGTCCAATAAATGGGACTATCCGACGACAACAACGAAACGCTCTCCGCTGCCTCAGCCCGGGTCGGGCACCCCAGACCATGATCGCTCCACGCAAAATCGCAGGCGCCGACACACACACACGACGCCGTCTACCGACGCTGCTACGACCGCCACGAAGGTCAGTCGGTCGGCGCGCCCGCGCCCACCTCGGCGAGCAGAGGTGGGTGGCCATGAGAGCATTCATGGGATCCCACTATGGGCTGTTCCGCTCCTGCTCATCGCTGCTCTTCTTACCGGTGCAGTCATCTCCATGGCAGGAGGAACCCTGGGATGGATCTACCTCTTTTCCTTTGGCCTTATCAGCCTGTGCATAGCTCTGTTTGTAGAGCCACGAGGCATTTTTTTGGCTGTGGCACAGATCCCCCTCGTTTTTTCTATCGTCACGCCCTTCGCTGGCTGGCTCGTTGCGCAGACACACAGCGACAATAATTTTTCAGCCACCGTGCTCATCGGGGCGGCCTATCCGCTGTTCCAACAATTCCCCTTCCTCCTCATCATCACTGCGGGAGCTGCAGCCATTGGCTATCTGCGACTGGCACAACTCCGTCGCGCCGAACGTGGCGAAGTCCGGCAACGCGAAGAAACCTCCCGGCGGCAGCGTTCCTCAGATGAAAAAAATCGTCAGGTAGCACAGCGAGCACGCCGGATTTCCACATCCACGTCAGCACCAAGAAGCAAAGGACGCGCCCGAACAACGGGACACAGCGGCTCGACCGTAACGGTCCAGGATCTCTTGCGGCGCCAGGCCAAGGGGGGTTCGACGCACCACTCCTCGGCCAACCGCTCCGTCGACGACGACCTGTACCAGTAG
- a CDS encoding 4-hydroxy-3-methylbut-2-enyl diphosphate reductase, producing MPVDNEAQSGKKVLLAAPRGYCAGVDRAVETVERALEKYGAPVYVRKEIVHNRYVVDTLAERGAIFVDETTDVPEDAHVVFSAHGVSPAVRGEAKSLNLNTLDATCPLVTKVHNEVKRFDRDGYTILFIGHKGHEEVEGTMGEAPHTTHLVDGPAGVDELPEFGPEEKLIWLSQTTLSVDETMEIVNKLHARYPQLENPPSDDICYATQNRQSAVKAIAPKCDLLIVVGSQNSSNSKRLREVGVESGAKAGYLIDYASQIEDSWLEGVNTVGVTSGASVPEILVKDVLATLDEHGFSEVETVQTATEKLVFGLPREIRPANRAKR from the coding sequence TTCTTCTCGCAGCTCCGCGTGGGTACTGCGCGGGTGTAGACCGTGCGGTGGAAACGGTGGAACGAGCGTTGGAGAAATACGGTGCCCCCGTCTATGTGCGCAAGGAGATTGTGCACAACCGCTACGTGGTGGATACGCTCGCTGAGCGCGGTGCAATCTTCGTTGATGAAACAACCGATGTTCCAGAAGACGCCCACGTGGTGTTTTCGGCCCACGGTGTGAGCCCGGCTGTTCGTGGCGAGGCGAAATCGTTGAACCTGAACACGCTGGATGCAACGTGCCCGCTGGTGACCAAGGTCCACAACGAGGTGAAGCGCTTCGACCGGGATGGTTACACCATCTTGTTCATCGGGCATAAGGGCCACGAAGAGGTGGAGGGCACGATGGGTGAGGCTCCCCACACAACGCACCTCGTCGATGGTCCTGCCGGTGTAGATGAGCTGCCGGAGTTCGGCCCGGAGGAAAAACTCATCTGGCTGTCCCAAACGACACTGAGTGTGGACGAGACGATGGAAATCGTGAATAAGCTCCATGCGCGTTACCCGCAGCTGGAGAATCCGCCGAGCGACGATATCTGTTACGCCACGCAGAATCGTCAGAGTGCGGTGAAGGCGATTGCGCCGAAGTGTGATTTGCTCATCGTTGTCGGTTCGCAGAACTCGTCCAACTCGAAGCGTTTGCGGGAAGTGGGAGTGGAGTCCGGTGCGAAGGCTGGCTACCTCATCGATTACGCGAGCCAAATTGAGGATTCCTGGCTCGAAGGCGTGAACACAGTCGGGGTGACCTCCGGCGCATCTGTTCCGGAAATTCTAGTGAAAGACGTGTTGGCGACGCTCGATGAGCACGGCTTTTCGGAGGTGGAAACGGTTCAGACCGCCACAGAGAAGCTCGTTTTCGGGCTTCCCCGTGAGATTCGCCCTGCGAACCGGGCTAAGCGCTAG